Proteins encoded together in one bacterium window:
- a CDS encoding M48 family metallopeptidase — MASYSIVHRAIKYPRIEFRTGKLSLVLPKGMHAQDVIVRHNHWINEKSKLIKKYLRYSNHVKIIYRPDDVFKKEAENNIKIYSRELKIGVHKTLFKSMRTKWASCSPRHNITLNTLMKYLPKRFIEYIIYHELVHIIERHHNERFWSEIKKKFRDHNKLESSLFSYWFILQKRLNAARILRSGDTDE, encoded by the coding sequence TTGGCCAGTTATTCTATTGTACACAGAGCCATCAAGTATCCCAGGATTGAATTTAGAACCGGCAAGCTTAGCTTGGTATTGCCAAAAGGCATGCATGCCCAGGATGTAATTGTACGGCACAATCATTGGATAAATGAAAAAAGCAAATTAATAAAAAAATATCTCAGATACAGTAATCATGTAAAAATTATTTATCGGCCCGATGATGTTTTTAAAAAAGAAGCTGAGAACAATATCAAAATCTATTCGAGAGAACTAAAAATAGGAGTTCATAAAACGCTATTTAAAAGCATGCGAACAAAATGGGCAAGCTGCAGTCCCCGGCATAATATAACTCTGAACACTTTGATGAAGTATTTACCTAAAAGATTTATTGAATATATCATTTATCATGAATTGGTGCATATTATTGAAAGACATCACAACGAGCGATTCTGGAGTGAGATTAAAAAGAAATTCAGGGACCACAACAAACTGGAATCATCACTTTTCTCATACTGGTTTATTCTGCAAAAAAGACTGAATGCAGCAAGGATTTTACGATCAGGTGATACTGATGAATGA
- a CDS encoding site-specific tyrosine recombinase, with protein MNELITGFENYLIALGHELNTIRSYIYDIQKVNMYFSDLSKSLESATTDELRGYIHNLYNKGKKATSINRKVSSIKALFSYLVTIGKVEKNPATALDVLKIGRKLPETLSVIEVEAIIESANDLTPLCLRDRACLELLYGVGLRISELLDLKISDILFDDELLSVIGKGNKQRLVPYGKKAAYAIDNYLRSGRPKLVKEKSIPYLIVNARGKQLTRMGFLKILRKYRIKAGIKKRVTPHMFRHSFAAHLLEAGADLRVVQELLGHVDISTTQIYTHVDREYLHQVHKDCHPSEMSWYKKKKKG; from the coding sequence ATGAATGAACTTATTACCGGTTTCGAGAATTATCTGATAGCACTGGGGCATGAGCTCAACACGATCCGGTCGTATATCTATGATATCCAGAAGGTGAATATGTATTTTTCTGATCTCAGCAAGAGTTTGGAATCAGCGACCACGGATGAACTCAGAGGTTATATACATAACCTATATAATAAAGGTAAAAAAGCAACTTCGATAAACCGTAAGGTTTCAAGTATTAAAGCTCTCTTCTCTTATCTCGTGACAATCGGCAAGGTGGAAAAAAATCCTGCAACCGCGCTCGATGTGCTGAAAATAGGACGGAAATTACCAGAGACCTTGTCGGTAATTGAAGTGGAGGCGATCATTGAATCCGCCAATGATCTAACACCGCTGTGTCTGCGGGACCGGGCTTGTTTGGAATTGCTCTACGGAGTGGGCCTGCGCATATCAGAACTTTTAGACCTTAAGATTTCCGATATCCTTTTCGACGATGAACTGCTCAGCGTGATCGGCAAAGGGAATAAACAGCGTCTTGTTCCCTATGGTAAAAAAGCAGCTTATGCTATTGATAATTACTTAAGAAGCGGGCGGCCTAAGTTAGTAAAAGAAAAAAGCATACCATACCTAATTGTTAACGCGCGAGGTAAACAGTTGACACGGATGGGCTTTTTGAAAATTCTGCGTAAGTATCGGATAAAAGCTGGAATTAAAAAACGTGTAACGCCGCACATGTTCCGCCACTCCTTCGCTGCACACTTGCTCGAAGCAGGAGCTGATCTACGTGTTGTTCAGGAGTTGCTAGGACATGTCGATATTTCGACTACGCAAATCTATACGCACGTAGACCGGGAATATTTGCATCAAGTTCATAAAGATTGTCATCCAAGTGAAATGAGCTGGTATAAAAAAAAGAAGAAGGGATGA
- a CDS encoding HsdR family type I site-specific deoxyribonuclease produces the protein MDKFSEKSLVEDYFIKRLQELGWKFVPAEQLERESFEEPLLVSTLIRCIQRINKDTGIGDEEISKVLNELKLVTSGQEGAKRILNYFKFGVPVKLEKERVIKFVQLFDYDIHPHPHPLPSREREQDGKASPIKGEGFVGSNEFVVSRQVQYSGKEKIRTDIVLYVNGIPLVNIECKDPTKPGTSWYDAFAQIKEYEDSVPELYKYVQIGIAAESQARYFPIVPWQKKEDVKCHEWRRTEEILRSTQNDKNINSVDAVLEILEPYKLLDIVRNFLFYRVEMGNATKVITRYMQYRAANKMVERVITNLHPHPDPLPSRERHLDRKNGLIWHWQGSGKTLTMIFAAHKLYFDNFLENPSIFFIVDRIELEEQLYTEFFSLDIVQPEILNTVEELEAILKHDNYQGKRGLFITLIHKFRFDELDTLRKHLEKISKDRNTIMTRKNVIAFIDEGHRTQYGTLAGEMKAIFKNAFRFALTGTPISKQKQRRDTYLEFAYPPGENYLDRYFIVDAIKDGFTVPIVYQPRLENLHLKKDMLETFLEVEWDEIPEQLKPEVEKKLKQRLNSINLFLENQERIEKIAADITNHFKTNVDNKFKAIIVAASRKACVHYKNALEKHLPREYFDVVMTSERDDADVIYGYVREARARYNGKDYKSTLKKIIEKFKENTHPKILIVTDMLLTGFDAPVLQTMYLDKPLKEHRLLQAIARTNRPYKGIKEAGVIIDYVGILKEFKRAFELYSKDDVIDQALNDFESLQHEFDQLISELKSIFGKLMQNYERSTLLKAVEILTTDVTREEEFLEKYRHLRNAFELLGSDPYKLEHFEEYRWISAVYTYYMKMVMHGTSVDAYVHQYYDKTLKYVYKSTEIEKIEQELPEIKFDADSLKKLEEKVKSREEKAANILFALQRFVLVDKQTNPIYESLVDRVQRLMELWREKTKDYERIYKEGVSIFDAASVMLSKQQKLGLSNLEYAIFLVLEQKLKIKDDFAEKIKILIAQMQDIMFPGWIMQATACKNVEQEVRRFVRLFKNEYKLTMTDVDNLYNDLMKYIKSYGV, from the coding sequence ATGGATAAATTTTCTGAAAAATCATTGGTCGAAGATTATTTCATAAAGCGTTTGCAGGAGCTTGGTTGGAAGTTTGTGCCTGCCGAGCAGCTAGAACGGGAGAGTTTTGAAGAGCCGTTGTTGGTTTCCACTCTTATACGTTGTATTCAGCGCATTAATAAAGATACGGGCATCGGTGATGAGGAAATAAGCAAGGTTCTGAACGAGCTGAAACTTGTCACCAGTGGGCAGGAGGGTGCAAAGCGGATTTTGAATTATTTCAAATTCGGCGTGCCGGTCAAACTTGAAAAAGAGAGGGTGATTAAGTTTGTACAGTTGTTTGATTATGATATTCACCCTCACCCTCACCCTCTCCCATCAAGGGAGAGGGAACAAGATGGAAAGGCCTCTCCCATCAAGGGAGAGGGATTTGTTGGTAGTAATGAATTTGTTGTTAGCAGGCAGGTTCAATATTCCGGCAAAGAAAAAATACGTACCGATATCGTGCTTTATGTAAATGGCATTCCTTTGGTGAATATCGAGTGCAAGGACCCGACCAAACCGGGAACTTCATGGTATGATGCCTTTGCGCAAATAAAGGAGTACGAAGATTCAGTACCCGAATTATATAAATATGTTCAAATAGGTATCGCGGCCGAGAGCCAGGCACGATATTTTCCGATTGTACCCTGGCAGAAAAAAGAGGATGTTAAATGTCATGAATGGCGGAGGACAGAAGAGATTCTTCGCTCCACTCAGAATGACAAAAATATAAATAGCGTAGATGCGGTATTGGAAATATTGGAGCCATATAAGCTGCTTGATATAGTTAGAAATTTTTTGTTTTACCGAGTGGAAATGGGTAATGCGACAAAGGTTATTACGCGGTACATGCAATACCGGGCGGCGAATAAGATGGTGGAAAGGGTAATAACAAATCTACATCCTCACCCCGATCCTCTCCCATCGAGGGAGAGGCATTTAGATAGGAAAAATGGATTGATCTGGCATTGGCAGGGGAGCGGCAAGACACTGACCATGATATTCGCAGCGCATAAGTTGTATTTCGATAATTTTTTGGAAAATCCATCCATTTTTTTCATCGTGGACCGTATAGAGCTTGAAGAACAGCTCTATACGGAATTTTTCTCTTTGGATATTGTACAGCCTGAAATATTAAATACAGTCGAAGAATTGGAGGCTATTTTAAAGCATGATAATTACCAGGGAAAACGCGGTTTATTTATAACTTTAATTCATAAATTCCGATTTGACGAACTTGATACATTGCGAAAGCATCTTGAAAAGATCAGCAAAGATAGAAATACGATCATGACGCGTAAAAATGTGATTGCTTTCATTGATGAAGGACACCGTACCCAGTACGGGACGCTTGCCGGTGAAATGAAGGCAATCTTTAAGAATGCTTTCCGATTTGCTTTAACCGGTACACCCATTTCAAAGCAAAAACAGCGCAGGGATACTTATCTGGAATTTGCTTATCCTCCTGGGGAGAATTATCTTGATCGGTATTTCATCGTAGATGCTATTAAGGACGGATTCACCGTACCGATAGTATATCAACCACGTCTTGAAAATTTGCATCTTAAAAAAGATATGCTGGAAACCTTTTTAGAAGTAGAATGGGATGAAATCCCAGAGCAGCTAAAACCTGAAGTAGAAAAGAAATTGAAACAAAGATTGAATTCCATAAATTTATTTCTTGAAAATCAAGAAAGAATCGAAAAAATAGCAGCTGACATTACCAATCATTTCAAGACAAATGTCGATAATAAATTCAAGGCGATAATCGTCGCTGCCAGCCGAAAAGCATGTGTCCATTACAAGAATGCTTTGGAAAAACACTTGCCGCGTGAATATTTTGATGTCGTGATGACATCTGAGCGGGATGATGCTGATGTTATCTACGGTTATGTACGTGAAGCAAGAGCCCGCTACAATGGCAAAGATTATAAAAGTACATTGAAGAAAATAATAGAAAAATTTAAAGAAAATACTCATCCAAAAATCCTGATCGTGACCGATATGTTGCTTACCGGATTTGACGCGCCGGTATTACAGACCATGTACCTTGATAAGCCCCTGAAAGAGCACAGATTATTGCAGGCGATCGCGCGGACTAACCGTCCATATAAAGGCATTAAGGAAGCCGGAGTTATCATCGACTATGTCGGCATTTTGAAGGAATTCAAACGGGCGTTCGAGTTGTATTCCAAGGATGATGTGATTGACCAGGCGCTCAACGATTTCGAAAGCCTCCAGCATGAGTTTGATCAGTTGATATCGGAATTGAAGTCGATATTTGGAAAATTGATGCAAAATTATGAACGCAGCACGCTACTGAAGGCGGTTGAGATCCTGACTACCGATGTGACCAGAGAGGAGGAATTTTTAGAAAAATACCGCCACTTGCGTAACGCATTTGAACTTTTAGGATCTGATCCTTATAAGTTAGAGCATTTTGAAGAATATCGATGGATTTCCGCTGTTTACACATATTATATGAAGATGGTCATGCATGGCACTAGTGTCGATGCATATGTGCACCAATATTATGATAAAACGCTGAAATACGTCTATAAGTCGACGGAAATTGAAAAGATTGAACAGGAATTACCCGAGATAAAATTTGATGCTGATTCGTTGAAAAAATTGGAAGAAAAAGTAAAAAGCAGGGAAGAAAAAGCGGCAAATATCTTGTTTGCCCTGCAGAGATTTGTATTGGTGGATAAACAGACGAATCCGATTTATGAATCGCTTGTCGATCGCGTGCAAAGGTTAATGGAATTGTGGAGGGAAAAGACCAAGGATTATGAACGCATATACAAGGAAGGAGTCTCAATATTCGATGCAGCATCTGTAATGTTGTCTAAACAACAGAAATTGGGTTTGTCGAATCTTGAATATGCCATATTTCTGGTTTTAGAACAAAAATTGAAAATAAAGGACGATTTTGCTGAAAAAATAAAGATATTAATCGCGCAAATGCAGGATATAATGTTCCCGGGTTGGATAATGCAAGCGACGGCCTGCAAAAACGTAGAACAGGAAGTGCGTAGATTCGTTCGTTTATTTAAAAATGAATACAAACTTACAATGACCGATGTTGATAATTTGTATAATGATCTTATGAAATATATCAAAAGCTACGGAGTATAG
- a CDS encoding HEPN domain-containing protein, which produces MKPCDAFLNVAKKDLKAAQTLYARRLYPQAIFYLQQSIEKSFKAFGILYDNLTVVELKNKVGHFPLRVLSHMMQKIKETPEWQQSLDIWLHGKDKIAITPDKLDETIKVFNNVKLFDMIEMPKLRKLLNVLLKYMSGPVRRKNLSAVAPTIYNGIASYAKMTKKKYAPNMTEATSNKAMATLQKIFPYIAEAEYLLIMLSLSIPPSAIQNSRYPMYSGIPSKIYNAKHYLVKAFPKLVKFSHIMQEKLAWIFRELNRLDKMYG; this is translated from the coding sequence ATGAAGCCATGTGATGCATTCCTAAATGTTGCAAAAAAGGATCTAAAAGCTGCGCAGACTCTTTATGCAAGGCGCTTGTACCCGCAGGCAATCTTTTATCTACAACAGTCCATAGAAAAATCGTTTAAAGCATTCGGAATTCTTTACGATAATCTTACGGTGGTTGAGTTAAAGAACAAAGTCGGGCACTTTCCATTAAGGGTTTTGAGCCACATGATGCAGAAAATTAAGGAGACCCCGGAATGGCAGCAATCATTAGACATATGGTTACATGGAAAAGATAAGATCGCAATAACACCTGATAAACTTGATGAAACAATAAAGGTGTTTAACAACGTCAAATTATTTGATATGATTGAAATGCCAAAATTGCGAAAATTGTTAAATGTCCTTCTTAAATATATGTCGGGACCGGTACGAAGAAAGAACCTAAGCGCAGTTGCTCCTACAATATATAATGGTATCGCATCGTATGCGAAAATGACAAAAAAGAAGTATGCGCCTAACATGACAGAGGCAACTTCTAACAAAGCCATGGCTACGCTTCAAAAGATATTTCCTTATATCGCTGAAGCTGAATATCTCCTGATAATGCTTTCATTATCTATTCCACCATCAGCTATACAGAATTCAAGATATCCAATGTATAGCGGAATTCCTAGTAAAATCTATAATGCAAAACACTATTTAGTTAAAGCTTTTCCAAAATTGGTGAAATTTAGTCATATCATGCAAGAAAAATTAGCATGGATTTTTCGTGAATTAAATAGGCTTGATAAAATGTATGGATAA
- a CDS encoding Xaa-Pro peptidase family protein — MKKDIDALMKERKIDALVAQGSTVNDPVMYYLLNGVNVSGTYIKKRGEKPYLVHGPMERGEAAKTGLKLISASKFDIQKIYNACRDRKEAHAVFTSTVLGQLKVKGKVAFYGNYQLGSGFDLLKRLTHHCPKITVAREPEKNLAIAARETKDPDEVGQIKKAGLGVGRAFNAVIGGVRKMKVSGDAIMKEKGKKLLIGDLHRMMREELYGNGLVNTSGMIISQGRDAGVPHNSGCLSEPVKLGRTIVFDIYPQGLGGGYYFDFTRTLCFGHASGKYLDIYKLVSEAQDIAYDRIRTGVMTKSIEQAVCMLFERQGYPTFLSKPKTETGYCHSLGHGVGLNVHESPTFGLAKTNHDMILPGQVFTVEPGLYYPEKGFGIRLEDIVYIDQRGKPVNLTRYPRKLVVEM, encoded by the coding sequence ATGAAGAAAGATATCGACGCGTTGATGAAAGAGCGAAAGATCGATGCCCTCGTCGCTCAAGGTTCGACCGTCAATGATCCAGTGATGTACTATCTCCTGAACGGTGTCAATGTCAGCGGTACCTATATTAAAAAACGCGGCGAAAAACCGTATCTGGTCCATGGCCCGATGGAGCGGGGAGAAGCGGCAAAGACGGGACTGAAGCTAATCAGCGCTAGCAAGTTCGATATTCAAAAGATATATAACGCATGCCGTGACCGGAAGGAAGCACATGCCGTTTTCACGAGTACCGTGCTCGGTCAATTGAAAGTGAAAGGTAAAGTTGCTTTTTATGGCAATTATCAATTGGGCTCCGGGTTTGATCTCCTGAAAAGATTGACCCACCACTGCCCGAAGATCACCGTGGCGCGCGAACCGGAAAAGAACCTGGCGATCGCAGCCCGCGAAACCAAAGATCCGGATGAAGTCGGTCAAATAAAAAAGGCTGGATTGGGAGTAGGGCGGGCTTTCAATGCGGTCATTGGTGGCGTCAGGAAGATGAAAGTCAGCGGCGATGCGATCATGAAAGAGAAAGGGAAGAAGCTTCTGATCGGCGACCTGCACCGCATGATGAGGGAAGAGCTGTACGGGAACGGGCTGGTGAACACCAGCGGCATGATCATTTCCCAGGGCCGCGATGCCGGTGTCCCGCACAATTCCGGCTGCCTGAGCGAACCAGTCAAGCTCGGCCGGACGATCGTCTTCGATATTTATCCCCAGGGACTGGGCGGCGGCTACTATTTTGATTTCACCAGAACGTTGTGTTTCGGACACGCGAGCGGGAAATACCTTGACATCTATAAGCTCGTCAGCGAAGCTCAGGATATCGCTTATGACCGGATAAGAACGGGCGTCATGACGAAGTCGATCGAGCAGGCGGTCTGCATGTTATTCGAAAGGCAGGGCTATCCGACATTCCTTTCCAAGCCCAAGACCGAGACCGGTTATTGCCATTCCCTGGGCCACGGCGTGGGGCTTAACGTCCATGAGAGCCCGACCTTCGGGCTCGCGAAGACGAACCACGACATGATCCTGCCGGGACAGGTGTTCACGGTGGAACCCGGTCTGTACTATCCGGAAAAGGGGTTTGGCATAAGGCTCGAAGACATCGTTTACATAGACCAGCGCGGTAAACCGGTGAACCTGACCCGGTACCCGCGGAAACTGGTCGTGGAGATGTAA
- a CDS encoding restriction endonuclease subunit S: MNNINSSYIDRGLKDWEIMTLDHVIEIFDSKRIPLSEIERAKRKGRYPYCGANGILDHIDNYIFDGEYLLLAEDGGLYGKYEQSCYLMTGKFWVNNHAHILQAIEAKSSNKFLLYLLNFMDLRTYIVGSTRVKLNQEDLRKIRINLPPLPEQKKIAEILSTVDEAITQVDTAIEKTERLKKGLMQELLTKGIGHKQFKDTEIGSIPKEWEVKHLGDVTEINKDAKDLPMDYPDHKFLYIDIDSVENGTGKINQAREIMGRDAPSRARRVVYLNDVIMSTVRPYLKAFALIPKNYDGQICSTGFAVLTCKAYLIPQYLLCTLFSKVVIDQCNKMMIGGQYPALNSEQVSKITIPMPLLGEQQQISDILANVDEKVEVLKTKKQKFEKIKKGLMDDLLTGAKKVKT, from the coding sequence ATGAATAATATCAATTCATCATATATCGATAGAGGTTTAAAAGATTGGGAAATAATGACCTTAGATCATGTGATTGAAATTTTTGATAGTAAGAGAATACCTTTAAGTGAAATAGAAAGAGCAAAAAGAAAAGGTAGATATCCATATTGTGGTGCGAATGGTATATTAGATCATATCGATAATTATATCTTTGATGGTGAATATCTATTATTAGCAGAAGATGGTGGTTTGTATGGTAAATATGAGCAATCATGTTATTTGATGACCGGAAAATTTTGGGTTAATAATCATGCACATATTCTGCAGGCCATCGAAGCTAAATCTAGTAATAAATTTTTATTATATTTGCTAAATTTTATGGATTTACGGACATATATTGTGGGTTCGACTAGAGTTAAACTAAACCAGGAGGATTTAAGGAAAATACGAATTAATCTCCCTCCCCTCCCTGAACAGAAAAAAATTGCTGAAATTCTATCAACTGTGGATGAAGCGATTACACAAGTGGATACGGCGATTGAAAAGACTGAGAGGTTGAAAAAAGGATTGATGCAGGAGCTTTTGACTAAAGGGATCGGACATAAACAATTCAAAGACACGGAAATAGGAAGTATACCGAAAGAGTGGGAGGTGAAGCATTTAGGTGATGTTACAGAAATCAATAAAGATGCCAAGGATTTGCCAATGGATTATCCGGACCATAAGTTTCTATATATTGATATTGACTCGGTAGAGAATGGCACAGGTAAAATAAATCAGGCAAGGGAAATAATGGGAAGAGATGCTCCATCGCGAGCGCGGCGTGTTGTATATCTGAACGATGTGATCATGTCAACGGTACGGCCCTATTTGAAGGCGTTTGCATTAATTCCAAAAAATTATGATGGTCAAATTTGTTCAACGGGATTTGCAGTGTTAACGTGTAAAGCATACTTAATTCCACAATACTTATTATGCACATTATTTTCCAAGGTCGTTATTGACCAGTGTAACAAAATGATGATTGGTGGTCAATATCCAGCATTAAATAGTGAACAAGTATCGAAAATTACTATTCCCATGCCATTACTGGGTGAGCAGCAGCAAATTAGTGACATTCTCGCCAATGTTGATGAAAAGGTGGAAGTATTGAAAACAAAGAAGCAAAAGTTCGAAAAAATAAAAAAAGGATTGATGGATGATTTGCTGACAGGAGCAAAAAAGGTAAAAACATGA
- a CDS encoding class I SAM-dependent DNA methyltransferase, with translation MKLKKWLETRYDILIQKFSDKEFRFEDALSILEQPPTQDNNEKVNAVLSELRKAGRLETKFDPNDARKRIYILKSKEKYIAETLAIDKSQLTRGDLDVLLKKAADLIRTRVDYTFILVLLFYKRICDKWGLEYDKAKTDVSKEGLSEKEAEHEARQSMYHDFDIPNEYRWEDIRKDPARIAEKFSGAMKQLAEHNPELRDVFENVDFVQFTNNRENAEILRQLVELFSAQSLHYVSPDILGDAYEWILRYFAPQKAKEGEVYTPREVINLLVQILDPQPGDRIYDPALGSAGMLIMSYQHIKEEKSKIDADKLFLFGQEANYKTLALAKMNLYIHDIRNARITLGDTLLYPKFKQGEKLQQFNICMANPPWNQDGYNEDVLKKGEFWHDRFSYGFPTKQSADWAWIQHMLASVNVDSGRVGIVIDNGCLFRGGAEKAIRKGVINKDLLETVILLPEKLFYNTGAPGAILIFHKNKQKEREDKILFLNASQEYEKHPEIRKLNHLSGANLAKMTQAYKNFSEEKGFSRVVGKNEIEKNDYNLNVTLYVYPEEEIEQINIAKEWQELNRLDGEIVENKKKIEDYLKELKYDVST, from the coding sequence ATGAAACTGAAAAAATGGCTTGAGACCAGATATGATATTTTGATACAAAAATTCAGTGATAAGGAGTTTCGATTTGAGGATGCACTTAGTATTCTTGAACAACCACCAACCCAGGATAATAATGAAAAGGTAAATGCGGTATTATCCGAGCTACGCAAGGCTGGACGTCTTGAAACAAAATTTGATCCAAATGACGCACGAAAGAGGATTTATATACTCAAAAGCAAAGAAAAATATATTGCAGAAACATTGGCCATAGATAAATCTCAGCTCACGCGCGGCGATCTGGATGTCTTGCTGAAGAAAGCTGCCGATTTGATACGTACGCGTGTGGATTATACTTTCATTCTTGTACTGCTTTTTTATAAGCGGATTTGCGATAAATGGGGTTTGGAATACGATAAAGCCAAGACTGACGTTTCGAAAGAGGGACTTTCCGAAAAAGAAGCTGAACACGAAGCGCGACAATCCATGTATCATGATTTTGATATTCCTAATGAATACCGATGGGAAGATATCAGGAAAGATCCGGCGCGGATCGCAGAAAAATTTTCAGGTGCGATGAAGCAGCTTGCCGAGCACAATCCCGAATTGCGCGATGTTTTTGAAAATGTCGATTTCGTGCAATTTACCAACAACCGTGAAAATGCGGAAATCCTGCGGCAACTCGTCGAACTGTTCAGCGCACAGTCCCTTCATTACGTATCACCCGATATATTAGGCGATGCCTATGAATGGATCCTGCGGTATTTCGCACCTCAAAAGGCAAAAGAGGGCGAAGTGTACACACCACGTGAGGTGATAAATTTGCTCGTGCAGATTCTTGATCCTCAGCCGGGCGATCGCATCTATGATCCGGCGCTGGGTTCGGCAGGCATGCTCATTATGTCGTACCAGCATATTAAAGAGGAAAAAAGTAAAATAGATGCTGACAAATTATTTTTATTCGGGCAGGAGGCTAATTATAAGACTCTGGCATTGGCAAAGATGAATCTTTATATTCATGATATTCGCAATGCCCGCATTACTTTAGGCGACACGTTGCTATATCCAAAATTCAAGCAGGGAGAAAAGCTTCAGCAATTTAATATTTGCATGGCAAATCCTCCATGGAACCAGGATGGTTATAACGAGGATGTGCTTAAGAAAGGTGAATTTTGGCATGACCGCTTCAGCTATGGTTTTCCAACCAAACAATCAGCGGACTGGGCTTGGATACAGCACATGCTTGCATCAGTCAATGTTGATAGCGGTAGAGTGGGTATTGTGATTGACAATGGCTGTTTGTTCCGTGGCGGCGCTGAGAAAGCAATCAGAAAAGGAGTTATTAATAAAGATCTGCTTGAAACTGTCATTCTACTACCAGAAAAACTATTTTACAATACGGGCGCACCTGGTGCAATATTGATATTCCATAAAAATAAACAGAAAGAAAGAGAAGACAAAATCTTGTTTTTAAACGCAAGTCAGGAATATGAAAAACACCCAGAGATACGAAAACTCAACCATCTGAGTGGGGCGAACCTAGCAAAAATGACGCAGGCATATAAGAATTTCTCTGAAGAAAAAGGCTTTTCGCGAGTCGTGGGAAAAAACGAAATCGAAAAAAACGATTACAATCTCAACGTCACGCTCTATGTCTATCCTGAAGAAGAAATCGAGCAGATAAATATTGCTAAAGAATGGCAAGAACTCAATCGACTGGATGGCGAAATTGTTGAAAACAAGAAAAAGATAGAAGACTACCTTAAGGAGCTCAAATACGATGTTTCAACCTAA
- a CDS encoding Fic family protein has protein sequence MFQPNFTYTHNIVSLLSKISAAREVILNSPLIPKWEVELRREAIIRTAHSSTHIEGNNLNLEQVSKLAQGRTITATRKDKQEVLNYLEVLRNIEKIVEGDALSVAHILRTHRQVTKDTLEHPEDCGTFRTRYVVVGNRMTGEIFFRPPKNEEVPGLVENLIGWLNSSIAKELDPVIEAGLTHYEFVRIHPFIDGNGRTARILASWILYKRGFDTKQFFCLDDYYDADRPAYYKALQSVNQVMLDTTKWLEYFVEGVHVSVQAVKERIVRLSSERLRKTQKGQIALTERQMQIVEFLVAQGKITNRDMQKMFKISPQAVHKEILKLTNLKVVRPVGEGRGLYYELI, from the coding sequence ATGTTTCAACCTAACTTCACCTATACCCACAATATAGTAAGTCTGCTCTCTAAGATCTCGGCGGCGCGCGAAGTCATCCTGAATTCACCTTTAATCCCGAAATGGGAGGTTGAACTACGGCGCGAGGCTATTATTCGCACTGCACATTCTTCGACTCATATAGAAGGTAACAACTTGAATTTGGAGCAGGTGTCCAAACTTGCACAAGGGCGGACAATCACTGCAACACGAAAAGATAAACAAGAAGTGTTGAATTATTTGGAGGTTCTCCGAAATATTGAAAAAATTGTGGAAGGTGATGCGCTATCAGTTGCCCATATTCTGAGAACGCATAGACAGGTGACAAAGGATACACTTGAACATCCTGAAGATTGTGGGACATTCCGAACTCGATATGTGGTTGTGGGTAACCGCATGACCGGCGAAATCTTTTTTCGACCGCCAAAGAATGAAGAGGTCCCGGGGTTGGTTGAAAACCTAATCGGCTGGCTCAATTCTTCTATTGCGAAAGAGCTTGATCCGGTTATAGAAGCCGGACTTACCCATTATGAATTCGTTAGAATTCACCCGTTTATTGATGGAAACGGCAGGACCGCACGTATTCTTGCTTCGTGGATCCTGTATAAAAGAGGATTTGACACAAAACAGTTCTTCTGCCTTGATGACTATTATGACGCGGACCGCCCGGCGTATTATAAAGCATTACAGAGCGTCAATCAGGTGATGCTTGACACGACGAAGTGGCTGGAGTATTTTGTCGAAGGCGTCCATGTAAGCGTTCAAGCAGTAAAAGAACGAATCGTGCGCCTTAGTAGCGAACGCTTGCGCAAAACCCAAAAGGGTCAGATCGCCCTTACCGAACGGCAGATGCAGATAGTGGAATTTCTTGTTGCGCAAGGTAAAATCACTAATAGAGACATGCAAAAAATGTTCAAAATTTCTCCACAGGCTGTTCATAAGGAAATATTAAAGTTAACAAATCTTAAGGTTGTTAGACCTGTTGGTGAAGGTAGGGGTCTTTATTATGAGCTTATATAA